The Stenotrophomonas sp. ASS1 genome segment TCAACTACGGCGGTCGCTACACCAGCGACAGCAATGCGCAGTTCGATGTCTGGCTGAAGACGCGCGACCCGCGCAGCGGCATCCGCGATGTGGAAGCGGTGCAGGCGCTGGCGGCGGACAACGGCTTCACCCGCCTGGGTGATGTGGCGATGCCGGCCAACAACCGGTTGCTGCTGTGGCGGCTGGGGTGATCAGGCGTCCGGCGACATGCTGGAAAGGCGTGCCGCCGCAGCGCGCAGCCCGTTGAAAATGGGTTCGGACACGTTTACGGGGAAATCACTTGGGAGCTGACGCGTGACCTGCTCGATGGCGGGTTCGACGGCTGCGATCAGCGCTTCGATCCACGGCTCCGCACCATCAGCGACACCACAGGCGCGTGCGGTTTCGTTCCAATGGCGTCGTCGCACAAGGTGCAGCTTCCGGTGGCGATTCTTGCCCTGGACGGACATGGCGAGCTGTGCATTCCGCGGGTCGAGCTGGTTTGGCCCCCTACCCAGGATGGGATGCACCGACAATACGTCGTAGACGGGTGTCAGGCGGAAGCGTCCACCGGCTTCGAGGTAAACACTGAAGTTCTTGGCATGTCCATCGGTTGCAGCCAACATCCAGAAAAGAATCTGCGTCTTGAAGAAGGTCGCCCGATCCTCGAAATGCTCGGATTGTCGAAGCAGATCCATGATGGTCACGATGCCTGGGCCGCCATCGGATTCATACTTCCTGGCAGCGGGCAGACCGAAGACCTGGCACATGTCTTCCTGCGGCAGCCGCAGCCACCATCGGCGATCCGCAGAAAGGCGGCGGTCGAATCGCTCCACAATAAGCGCGCGTTCGTCCTTGAAGCGTCCCATCTGCGTATTCGCAACGGGGATTCCAAAGGCGGAAAGCAGTTGCATGCACAGCCATTCGTTCTCGACGGATTGGTGCATGTCCGCCCGCATGTTGCCCACAATGCCAAGCGGCAGCTTGAAGATGTGGGTGGATGGGGTACTGCCGGTAGGAATGCACCACTGGCCAGCATGCAGCAGAAGTCCCGTCTTCTCCTGCGCACCGGCGATGGATATGCGGAACGCATCATCACTGGTGGGTGCGCCAGGTAGATTCCCTGCCGTCACCTGACGCAGGATCGCAGCGACGCCTGATTCGTCCAACGCTTCGCACGTAATCTGCTGGATGTCCCCCGGTGTATG includes the following:
- a CDS encoding type II toxin-antitoxin system HipA family toxin, which codes for MGTLRVWMNGVEVALWDDARSGSSRLSYVDSWISSAQSRPLSLSLPLLPEGESHRGDVVNNYFDNLLPDNAVIRNRIRDRFSTRSSDTFDLLEAIGRDCVGAVQLLPLSHTPGDIQQITCEALDESGVAAILRQVTAGNLPGAPTSDDAFRISIAGAQEKTGLLLHAGQWCIPTGSTPSTHIFKLPLGIVGNMRADMHQSVENEWLCMQLLSAFGIPVANTQMGRFKDERALIVERFDRRLSADRRWWLRLPQEDMCQVFGLPAARKYESDGGPGIVTIMDLLRQSEHFEDRATFFKTQILFWMLAATDGHAKNFSVYLEAGGRFRLTPVYDVLSVHPILGRGPNQLDPRNAQLAMSVQGKNRHRKLHLVRRRHWNETARACGVADGAEPWIEALIAAVEPAIEQVTRQLPSDFPVNVSEPIFNGLRAAAARLSSMSPDA